In Glycine max cultivar Williams 82 chromosome 4, Glycine_max_v4.0, whole genome shotgun sequence, the genomic stretch ttattttgtttttcatttgtgaATTTCAGGGACACAGACACAGTTTTCCTACAGTTTATAACACAGGTTCAGCTTCTCTTCCAGCAAGAAAAAAGATTCTTCTTTATTGTGAATTTCAACTAAAATCTTTGGATTTTAGATTTTAGCTTGAATACTCTCACGTTCTGTTcaggtattattatttttgttgttgttgtcgttgTCGTTGTTAAGATGTGATGTGGCAGTTAATTTCGTTAAAGTGTTGAACGTGAAATTTGCTCTTTTGAtcattttattgattttgtaataATTGCATGCTATAATTGCTGTAACCAGCATTAGGGTGATGGGGAAAGTGACTTTGTGTTTTAGGTATGCTTTGTAGATggaaatttatgttttatttttccttctccAAGCAAAAGGGTTATGCAACTCATGTTCCTCTGTGTGTTTACTTCTGATTGGGTAAGAACAGTGAATGTGATTTGAAATTGTAATAATCATACTTTACCTGGTTTCATTTTTGGGGTCTGCTTTCCTGATTCAGAGGAGATCATCACTGGTTTTCACGATTAGGTAGAAACTTATATTGTTAGAAATTTTATGCATACTGCTTTACTTACCCTCTACGATCTccaattttatgaaaggatGGGTGTGCTTGGATTTGATGGtgcttttagttttaattgtttCCCGTACTGTTTAAGAATTATGGTAGCTCTGTTTGTTTTTGAGGCACCTTGATAAAGGTCATTTCTGGTTTTCTTCTTTATTGTCTATATCATTGAATATCACTGCACTTGTGTGTTGATGTGTTATACAACCTGGTCCACTGCACAAAAGTAAGATCTGGGGGAGGGAAGAGAATGAAAGGGAATTTACTGAGAAATTtaggatttatttatttattttttggactTTTCTTCgagttttgttttacattttttagtaCTTTAATATGTGATTCAAAAACTCCTTGCagataatattattaaagagATGAGTCAAATGACAAATGAGATTAACTACAATGTGCACTGCAATGATCAAACTGGGTCACAGTTAAATGATGAGGGCAATGGAGTAGGTATGGTTCTGAAGAAAGGGCCATGGACAGCTGCTGAAGATGTTCTTTTGGTGAACTATGTCCAGAAGCATGGAGAGGGGAACTGGAATGCTGTTCAGAAGTACTCAGGCCTGTCTCGTTGTGGAAAAAGTTGTAGACTGCGATGGGCCAATCACCTAAGGCCAAATTTAAAGAAAGGAGCATTTACCGCAGAAGAGGAACGGATGATTGCTGAACTCCACGCCAAAATGGGAAACAAATGGGCACGCATGGCGGCGCACGTAAGCAGACTGTGTATTTGTCGTTGCCTTACGTATTTAGttatcttttttcaatttgttgtttctctccctttttgctAAAATGCATGAATTCTATTTGCCATTCATGATGTCAGACCTTTTACTCCTTCCTTGTATCGTCTAGCAAAGGACTTCATATGACAACTGCGTCATCTTTTCTATTTGACTTGTCCCTTACAGTATGAAACAAGCTAGTTAGATTTATGAATCTCAGCGCCATTCAACAACAAAACATATGGATGAACAAATGAAACTTCTCATGAGAATAATCTGCATATTGATGGTTACATTGAAATAACTGATGTAGAGGATGACTCTAATGTGGCATAATACAGTTCAGTAGTCATTTAGTAAGATTCTGTGTTTAACATAATGCATTCTGTATAAATCATTAAATGCTGCTACATTTTAGTGTGGCAAATCTTTCACAATAGAGAGCCTTGCAACATCTTTCTAGGTTGTTCTTGATATCATCATGTCTGTTTAGCGAAAGTAATCAGTATTATGGTAGTGTCCTAAATGACACTCATCTCTGAGCATCTGTTTGAAATTTGTCTACAAATCACTGTTAGTTCTATGTTAGATACGAAGATACACTAACATTATTGCAAATTAgcttaatcatatttttactCTACAAATATTAGAAAATAGCAAAAACTGTTAATGCTTAATGTGAAAAAGGTTACCTATGCCACACTGGTTTTTTTTATGGTCGATTGTTGCTTAACAAAAATGACATAAGGTAACATGAAAAACTAGGGAAATGACAAtcatatcaattttaaaatacattcaatttttttttctagagatTGCATTTATTGTGAAATAACTTGTAGATTTCTTTTCTTGCATATCACCCAAGATTGACACCAAAAATTAGTTTCTTGCTAACGTCCTTCACCTTTTCTTTCAGTCCAAAACACCAACCTTCTCTCTTAAAATTATGTTATCAGTGAGTCTTACAAAGTGCTTCCCCTGGCCTTTAAAATCATGAAGCTGCTGTTGCCAGGGGGAAGGGGGATCCTCCACATGCAATTTCCCCATTCTTATGTAGATTCCAATATTGGTATTCCTCCCCCCACCCCCCTACccaaagaaaaagttaaatataaataaaccaGAATGTTCAGACGAGTTAAAGAATTTTTATAAGGACAGAAATTATTGagttgaaagaaaaaacagatGAGTGATTAATGAGTAAAAAGAAGAGAATAATAAAACAAAGGAGAACATTTTTTGTCTGAGTGAGAAGCTGGAACTACCCCTTACAAATGGAAGAGGAGGCTAGCAATttctatatacatatatttgtttttctgtTATCATTATGAtgtattcattttctctatccATGATGATTTATACTGATTGATTTCTTTTGGTTTTAGTTGCATGGTCGTACAGATaacgaaataaaaaattactggaACACTCGGATGAAGAGGCGGCAACGGGCTGGCTTGCCACTTTATCCTCCCGAGGTACTTTTGCAAGCATTTCAAGAGAGAAAGCATGGCCAAGGTACTGGTGAAATTAGTAATGGTGATGGAGGGCATCATGATttcttgaagaaaaacaattatgAGATACATGATGCAATATTTGACAGTCTGAAGGAAAATCAAGGAATCTTACCTTTTTTGCCTGACCTTCCTGCTATTTCTGCTAATAGCTTTCTGCCAAATTGTCTTGGTTCTCCTCCATATTGTAATTTTTTGCCATCAACATTACCTAACCATGATCATTTTCAAGAGTCAACCATGTCTTTTATTGGTTCCAGTGAATTGAACAGCAATGAGTTTTATCCATTTGACCGTATTAAGGATAATAATTCTGATAAGATTTCAGAATCATTTGGATTGTATTCTCCCCTTGATCGTGGTGCCTCCTCACATGGCTCAATTTGTTACAGCCATTCACTATCGAATGGCAATTCCTCTACTTCTAAGCTGATTTCTGAGGCTGCAAAGTCAGAGCTCCCTTCACTCCAAATTCCAGAAACCGAATTTGGTTGTTGGGGTACCTCTCCCCCACCTCCATTGAATGAGTCTCTTGATGTTTTCATTCATTCTCCTCAACCACCTAATGCACTAGACTCAGGTTCTTCACCACTTAATAGTGGCTTGCTTGATGCATTACTTTATCAAGCAAATActcttggttgttcaaagaatAATTCTTCTGACAAGAGTTTAAATTCTTCAATTGCAACTCCTGGTGACAGAGCTGAGAGTTCTGCTTTGAACATGTATGAGACAGAATGGGAGGATTATGCTGACCCTTTATCTCCCTTTGGAGCAACTTCAATCCTGAATGAGCATCCTGTTGTTAGCACCAATGGAAACTCATGGGATGATTGGGAACTTTTTCAGACCTTTAGTGGTTAGTACCTTCTAGTGTGGTATGATGAAGGATGATATTTGAAAAacattcacaatttttttaacacatccACATATATCTTTGGCACTGCAAAACttgattatttttaagattGCTTGTTTTACTTGACAAAGCTTAATAGTGTCATGCACATTCTGGATCATAAAAATGTTGACTTATCCTAAATAAATTACGAATTAACTGATTTTCTATCCTCTATCCTGTGGAGAGTTTTTCTCACGGGAAATTCATTatgaattttgatgaaaataaagttGGTAGATTTTCCCCTTAATTCATGAGTTAAGTTTGTCAGTTGCAACATATCTATTGTGATTCCTTGCTGATTTTGAGATTTGGTTAGCAAATTCTGCAGGCAACAATGAGAGATTGCAGTCAGTTGACCAGGTTTGGGCCCCTAAGAGTGGAAATCAATCCATGTCTCTGTTGAATCTCACTCTGCCAGATGTCTTGATAACTTCAGATTGGCACGAACTGTATTCTGACCACGATAGCATGAACCAAGCTGTCATGACTGAAGCTAGTGATGATATCAGTGGACAGTAAGCATGTGGTTAATGGAACTTACGCTTCAAGTACAGGAGCTTATTTCTTGCGATTGGATTAACATTCTTCTTCTTACAATTGTCTGATCTTCATTCAGAAAACTGCTGAATGTATGATTCAAAACTTTTTGTTATCCATTTATTTTACTCTTTAATAAGGGTAATCTGGTGTAACATCTCCTGTTCTGAGAGTTTAGTATGGGTCAGAAACTTGGGTCTTTCTATTGTAGCTTTATAAATTCTTTCTTTGTTACATTACTATGCACCGTCTTCAAACTCTTTAGGACAAATTGCTTTGACAGGTTTTAGAATAGTTTGTAGAATAACATTGTACTTTAAACTTTGGACAGCATGCAGCTCAATGCAGTGACAAATGTCTTGTATGTCTTTTAGGTTCTATTTGAAAGTGCAGAAACATTTCATAGCTTCTGGATATTTTTTCCCTCTCTAATTAGAAAACACAAGAAATTGTGGGTCTTCACATTTTAGAAAGCTTGTGTTTTGATTAAAACAACAAAAGAGGTAAAAGGATTGCGCAGTTAACAGCAGATGTTAAATTAAGGATATTAACCATTTTCAAAGGAAGGATAGATAACAAATTAACATGAGAATATATTTGATCTTATTCTTTTAGAAATGGTTCATTGGTGTTACAGCATATTAAAGACATTTGAGCCTTATAGAAACAAGTTAAACACATAAGAAGGATTTCAATCATTCTTAGATGGGTGAAGAGTTGAAATTTTCCTCCTGTTTTCTAAGCCAATGAGGTTTTTTGTTGGTTATAGTTCTGCTAGTGGAAGTGGGTATTTGTTGGTTagtcttttgttggaagatcaATTGTAAGTATCAGGGTAAGGTCTACTTTTCAACATGTCTTTGGCAACAGAATGAAGAATATCCccgtttcttaaattttttagtacATAAAAGGAGCCCAGGGATGAGCATGGTTAAAAAAACACTTCTTGAAAAGGGTGGTTTGGTTTGGTGCAGCCGTTTCAATTTATATGTAAAACTGGTTTGGAATTTTGTAAACAGTTTCAaaccaaattaaaactttttttttttctttcaaaacctAGTTTTAAaactattcatatttttttaatggatttgCTATTGGCACCTCTTGCTATTTAAACCCGTTAAGAGttggcaattttttttatgttgacagAAATGCTCTTCACAacgtaaataatttttcattgtaTATCACCTTATACACAATAGAAATTTATTTCCACTATGAAGTTGAGTGTTTatacataaatgaaaataagattttgttgtgtaatttttttccacACTCTCTTCTAAATGAAAATTTGTTCATAGATACTCAATTTCACAATGGAAACAAGCTTCCGTTGTGTATGTGGTGGACATTAGGGGTGGTCATGGATCTGGATTAATTTGATAACCCGGTAAATCCAAACTAATTGAAAAATCTGGATTGGTTTGGATCATTAGTTCGGATTGGATTGAAAAATTGCAAATCCAATGAGTTCGGATAGGATCTTGGATTTTTGCTTTTGGAAATCCTTTCCAATCCAATCTACCCAATTAcacaatatgttttattttttatattctttcaaCCTTTAGAGTTTGATCTTTCTAGGCCAGCCTAATTTTGTTGTATTCTTTCATTTTAACACTAAcgatcaattattattattataattataatacaagacatgtgtttaatttttaacttggaATAGATCATGTTTCATATTAAGCTAGttgttaaaaaatagtttttgagTTAAATGTACTATGCATGCTATTAGAATCacttcctaattttttttataaaaaatattattatttttattattttaataataaatccaTTGATCTGATTCAATCTGATTATAATTGGATTGGTTCAGATCCAATTGCAGACTTAAATTAAGCAAAATTTGATACCATTGAAGGTCGTTGCTTGGGGGCACCCAGCGTTTTTGCTAGGGCACCTAGCAACGTGGGTGAAAGGGTTAAAATGCCCTTCACCCTTTCATATAAAAAGCCAACAGTGACTCGTCCGTACGAGTCACTGTTCATTCTCCTTTGCGCCATTTATTCTTCTTACCGagtgcttcttcttctccttgcttcgttgcttcttcttcctctgttCTCCGACGACAATGgttgttcttcttttctctGACAGTGCTTCTTCTTCCTGTTTTCTTCGTGGGTCGTGGTCGTGGTCGTTGCTTTCTACTATGGTGCTTTCGTCTTCTTCGTGGTTGTTGTTCCTTTAGTCTTCTTCGAGGTTAGTGAATCGTTCTCCACATGTTTCTACATTGTATTGTTGTGTTTTGGTTTGCATTGTTTGTGTGCCTTTGTGGTTGGTTCTCTCTATGCCCCTGCTTCGTTGTTCTCCCATGCCCCCCGTCGATGGCTTTTTTATTAAAACCCATACGGATTGCCAATTCATATGATCCATACGGATTGCCAATTCATATGATCCATACGGATCAACAATTCATATGACTCATGAATTGGTAATtcgtatggtttttttttttaagaaaaaattgattattcagTTTATCTACGAAATGTTTATGTTAGTTAGTAGTAGGATTAGGTTACAttttagattagattagatttttaaaacaaacattagatttgagaaagaaaaattagattAGAAACATGAAAATGTTAGTAGAACagaaatactaaaatattattttgtcaaatataTTTCAGAATGTCACGATCTCGTCCGTCGTCATCACGTTTAACTAGCCTCAATAAGGAACTGGAATAGCTTCTTGCGACTGTGCCCAGTAAGAATTAACATATAATTGCTtgaatgttaattttgttaattgctTAAATGCCTGTTAATTGCTTGAATGCTAATTATGtcaaaattaacaattgaaGAGCACGAAGAATGGAGCGAAATGGCAAAGATGATGCAGAATGTCGCGGTTCCACCAGATATTGTTTTATAGACCGTTCACACCAAGGACTAAGTCATgttcattttgatttaattaacatatgatttttctgttattttgtgTAACTAACCAACCTTATTTTGTGATATCAAATGTAGATTTACGGTGAAGTTAGTAAATTATATGTTGTCAAGTGGAAGGACATACTTGACGGCATATGTCATTTGGTTGACAAAGACagaaattattataatgttGTCTACAACAAAGATTTGGACCAACCAGTCATTGTAGCAGGGTGGACAGCACTACAAGATTTTTACTAGCTAACCGGAGATCATCTAGTGTCCTTAATTCATTATGGTAAGAGTGCATTTTTTCTTACCATATTCAAGACCAATTGTCTGCCTAGATCATTCCCAAGATGACACTCTTTATACCATTAAGTGTCAAATTCTGTTACCTTCAAGATTTATCTCACTCAGCAGAAAGTTACCTGCAATAGTCTGATAAAAAACTTTCTAATTTAGTTGTcagcatttttttgtttttcaagttttaaatttcataacataAATTGCTGACATAACACTATTCTTAATATCAGGACTTTCTAAGCAGcatgtattattttcttaaagacaAAGGCTGGACTCATTTGCACTTGGAAGACGTTGCAGAATGCCGACTTGTGTTCAATCATTGAAGGAAGACACTTAAAATTGGAGCTAGATGAAAGCATTTCTGCGAAACCTTGTCCTTGACAGTTGACATGGAAATAGTTTTTGAATTCATTGATCccactgtgacaccctctacccctcacatatatactgacaaagaaataaaaatccaaatattaattaatagtatttgtttttttacatttgttaatataagtctttcaaagggataaaaggctcacgttcactttcttctacatcatattca encodes the following:
- the LOC100792349 gene encoding transcription factor MYB33 isoform X2; translated protein: MFFSLPSDPFPTTGHRHSFPTVYNTDNIIKEMSQMTNEINYNVHCNDQTGSQLNDEGNGVGMVLKKGPWTAAEDVLLVNYVQKHGEGNWNAVQKYSGLSRCGKSCRLRWANHLRPNLKKGAFTAEEERMIAELHAKMGNKWARMAAHLHGRTDNEIKNYWNTRMKRRQRAGLPLYPPEVLLQAFQERKHGQGTGEISNGDGGHHDFLKKNNYEIHDAIFDSLKENQGILPFLPDLPAISANSFLPNCLGSPPYCNFLPSTLPNHDHFQESTMSFIGSSELNSNEFYPFDRIKDNNSDKISESFGLYSPLDRGASSHGSICYSHSLSNGNSSTSKLISEAAKSELPSLQIPETEFGCWGTSPPPPLNESLDVFIHSPQPPNALDSGSSPLNSGLLDALLYQANTLGCSKNNSSDKSLNSSIATPGDRAESSALNMYETEWEDYADPLSPFGATSILNEHPVVSTNGNSWDDWELFQTFSGNNERLQSVDQVWAPKSGNQSMSLLNLTLPDVLITSDWHELYSDHDSMNQAVMTEASDDISGQ
- the LOC100792349 gene encoding transcription factor MYB33 isoform X1 — protein: MFFSLPSDPFPTTGHRHSFPTVYNTDNIIKEMSQMTNEINYNVHCNDQTGSQLNDEGNGVGMVLKKGPWTAAEDVLLVNYVQKHGEGNWNAVQKYSGLSRCGKSCRLRWANHLRPNLKKGAFTAEEERMIAELHAKMGNKWARMAAHLHGRTDNEIKNYWNTRMKRRQRAGLPLYPPEVLLQAFQERKHGQGTGEISNGDGGHHDFLKKNNYEIHDAIFDSLKENQGILPFLPDLPAISANSFLPNCLGSPPYCNFLPSTLPNHDHFQESTMSFIGSSELNSNEFYPFDRIKDNNSDKISESFGLYSPLDRGASSHGSICYSHSLSNGNSSTSKLISEAAKSELPSLQIPETEFGCWGTSPPPPLNESLDVFIHSPQPPNALDSGSSPLNSGLLDALLYQANTLGCSKNNSSDKSLNSSIATPGDRAESSALNMYETEWEDYADPLSPFGATSILNEHPVVSTNGNSWDDWELFQTFSANSAGNNERLQSVDQVWAPKSGNQSMSLLNLTLPDVLITSDWHELYSDHDSMNQAVMTEASDDISGQ
- the LOC100792349 gene encoding transcription factor MYB33 isoform X3, with product MSQMTNEINYNVHCNDQTGSQLNDEGNGVGMVLKKGPWTAAEDVLLVNYVQKHGEGNWNAVQKYSGLSRCGKSCRLRWANHLRPNLKKGAFTAEEERMIAELHAKMGNKWARMAAHLHGRTDNEIKNYWNTRMKRRQRAGLPLYPPEVLLQAFQERKHGQGTGEISNGDGGHHDFLKKNNYEIHDAIFDSLKENQGILPFLPDLPAISANSFLPNCLGSPPYCNFLPSTLPNHDHFQESTMSFIGSSELNSNEFYPFDRIKDNNSDKISESFGLYSPLDRGASSHGSICYSHSLSNGNSSTSKLISEAAKSELPSLQIPETEFGCWGTSPPPPLNESLDVFIHSPQPPNALDSGSSPLNSGLLDALLYQANTLGCSKNNSSDKSLNSSIATPGDRAESSALNMYETEWEDYADPLSPFGATSILNEHPVVSTNGNSWDDWELFQTFSANSAGNNERLQSVDQVWAPKSGNQSMSLLNLTLPDVLITSDWHELYSDHDSMNQAVMTEASDDISGQ